In the genome of Pseudomonadota bacterium, the window ATTAGCAGGCTGTGGTGCAGCAAAGTCTAAGATAATAAGTTTTTTAGCTATACGTTTTGCTTCAAGTAGAGCCTTTATTCGTAAATCAGGCGGCATTTCATGAATGACCATCGAAAATGTTGCATAATCAAACTGCTGATCTTTAATATCAGATATATTTGTTGCATCACCATGTAATAACTGCACGTTTTGTATGCCTTTTTTCTGCTGACGACTTTTGGCATATTCAAACATTTTAGATGAAATCTCAACTCCTGTTACAAAGCTGCACTTTTCGGCAAGGTCAAATACTAAAGAACCGATACCACAACCTATATCAATTACTTTAGTGCCTGCCTCTATTTTATCAATAAAGCAATGGCGCATTCCCTTCATTGCCCTGTCAAAGATTATTTCATATGGTTTTCCATCGTAATAATGAAATTTATCAATTTTCATAATACTGCTTTATCCATGCTAATGCCAAAAGTTTGTTACAGTTTGCAAGTTTAACCTGTTCTTCTTTTTTATAACTTATAGCCATTTATTTTTTCTAAAATATATAAGCATACCAATTGCCAATATAATAGTAACTACCCACCAAACCGGGTATGCAAGCCGCCATTTTAATTCAGGCATAAATTCAAAATTCATTCCGTAAATACCGGCAAGGAAGGTGAGAGGAATAAAAATAGCAGCAAATATAGTAAGAACCTTCATTATTTCATTCATTTTATTGCTCACAGTTGAAAGATAAAGATCGAGCATTCCCGATGTCATATCACGAAATGTTTCTACTGTTTCTACTACCTGAATTGTGTGATCATAGACATCACGCATATAAACGTATATTCCTTCACTAATCAGATCATGCTCGGCGCGTTGAATCGTATTTACAACCTCTCGCATAGGCCAGATAGATTTTCTTAAATAAATAAGTTCTTGCTTCAAGCGGTATATCTTTGATAAAAGCTCCTGGCTAGCATTTAACATGAGTTCTTCTTCCAACAACTCAATTTTTCCGCCTACATTTTCAAGAACCGAGAAATAATTATCAACAATAGTGTCTATAATGCAGTACATAAGATAATCGCTTCCCAGTTTGCGCACTTTACCTTTACCGTTCCTGATTCTTTCGCGCAATCCTTCCAGAACATCTGTATCATTTTCCTGAAATGAAATTATATAGTCTTTCCCAAGCAATAAGCTTACCTGTTCCATATACACTTCGTCGGTATTCTTTTTAAAATAACACATTTTAATGACAACAAAGAGGTACTTGTCATATTCTTCAACTTTGGGGCGTTGAGTAGTATTTGCTATGTCTGAAAGTACCAGTGGATGTGCCTGAAATATTTCACCTACCTCATTAATGTTTTGTATGTTATGAACCCCTGTATAATTTAACCATGTTACAGTAGGACTTTCTTTAAAGGGCAAGCATTCTGCAAGATTTTCTAAGTTTTTTTCCGTAAAATTTGTTTCATTGTAATCAATCATGTGGAGTTTAACCGGCTGTTCCTGCTTTTCACCAATATACGTTACGGTTCCCGGAGCTGAAGCCGGTTTGCTGGTTTTTGGAAGCAGTTTGGATATTCCGAAGCTTTTTAGAATAAATTTTGTCATTTATTATATATGCCTTAATATTAATATTTTGAATGCAAAAGGAAATAATGGCTGCCAAAAATTATGATTGTTTAGCATATTACCAATTAATTATCCTTAAAGCAAAATATTTTGGAAATAGAACGTATTTATAGCGTTTGTCAGAATGTTATAAATCATGACAAACGCTATAATGTAAGATTCTTCTGAAACAAGCTATAAAGCCCTTAAGAAGGCAACGATATCTTCCTTCTCCCTGGTGCTTAATTGGAGTTGCTGTATAAGGTTAAAGTACTCCACTGTATCCTCAAGCGTGAAACAACGCCCGTCATGCAGATAGGGCGGGGAGTCTTTGATGCCTCTCAAAGGAAAGGTTTTTATGAGCCCATCATGGGCCATCATCATACCATTTACTAACTCCTTCTTGTAAAAGCGTTCAGCTTTGAGGTCGTGCATAGTATTGTCTGTGTAATAGGGAGCAGGGTGGCATGAAGAGCAACGAGCCTTACCGTTGAAAAGCATTTCGCCACGCATTTCGCTGGGCTCAGCCTTGGCCTTGTCGAGTTCCCCGTAGATATCGAGTTTGGAGGCCGGAGGGAAATCTAATATTGCCAGAAATTCAGCCATGAAATGTACCTGGGAACCTCTTTCAAGAACATTGACTCCTTTTTTAGCAGCCATACAGATGTCTCCGTCAAAGTAGGCGGCACGCTGTTCAAACTCCGTGAAATCCTCCACAGTCTTTAAAGCACGTTGTGAACCAAATAACCGCTGGATGTTCA includes:
- the corA gene encoding magnesium/cobalt transporter CorA produces the protein MTKFILKSFGISKLLPKTSKPASAPGTVTYIGEKQEQPVKLHMIDYNETNFTEKNLENLAECLPFKESPTVTWLNYTGVHNIQNINEVGEIFQAHPLVLSDIANTTQRPKVEEYDKYLFVVIKMCYFKKNTDEVYMEQVSLLLGKDYIISFQENDTDVLEGLRERIRNGKGKVRKLGSDYLMYCIIDTIVDNYFSVLENVGGKIELLEEELMLNASQELLSKIYRLKQELIYLRKSIWPMREVVNTIQRAEHDLISEGIYVYMRDVYDHTIQVVETVETFRDMTSGMLDLYLSTVSNKMNEIMKVLTIFAAIFIPLTFLAGIYGMNFEFMPELKWRLAYPVWWVVTIILAIGMLIYFRKNKWL
- a CDS encoding class I SAM-dependent methyltransferase, which codes for MKIDKFHYYDGKPYEIIFDRAMKGMRHCFIDKIEAGTKVIDIGCGIGSLVFDLAEKCSFVTGVEISSKMFEYAKSRQQKKGIQNVQLLHGDATNISDIKDQQFDYATFSMVIHEMPPDLRIKALLEAKRIAKKLIILDFAAPQPANIMGVMSRIIEFLAGIDHFKCFLDFQRNNGISKLLESCQLSIYNESTLKKGAIKIVSAQSPIN